The nucleotide sequence GCGGATCGACAGGCAGAAAGCCGGGCATGAAGCAAGTCTATCAGCCGGCCGGATCGTCTTCCACTCGCTGCGAAAAGCGAGGGGCAGGCGCCGGCTGAACCAAGCCGTCCGCTTCGATGAAGGTGCCGCGGGCGGCGTTGTGGGGATGGGCGGGAGCTTCGGCCATCGACAGCACCGGCGCCACGCAGGCGTCGGAGCCTTCCAGCAGCGCGCACCATTGGTCGCGCGGCCGGGTGCGGAAGAGCTCGGACAGGCGGTCGCGGAGGCCGGGGTCGTTTTGTGGAACCGAAAGGTTTAGCTTTCCCGCCAAGGCGGCGAAGAATTGGGGCTCCAGCGCGCCGACTGCGATGAACTTGCCGTCGGCGCATTCATAGCTGTCGTAAAAGGCGGCGCCGCCGTCGAGCAGGTTCGCGCCGCGTTCGTCCTTCCACATTCCGGCGGCGAGGAGGCTCCAGGTCTGGGCGGCCAGGAGCGCGGCCCCGTCGACCATCGCGCAGTCGATCACGCTGCCCTTTCCCGTCGCGCGGGCGGAGAGGATGCCGGCGAGCATGGCAAAAGCGAGCAGCATCCCGCCCCCGCCGAAATCGCCGACGGCGTTCAGCGGCGGCGTCGGCTTGCCGTCGGCGCGGCCATAGCCGTGGAGATTGCCGGCGAGCGCGATGTAGTTGATGTCGTGCCCGGCGGCCCCGGCGAGCGGCCCCTCCTGCCCCCATCCTGTCATGCGGCCGTAGACGAGGCGCGGATTGTCCCGGCACAGCAGGTCGGGCCCCAGCCCCAGCCGCTCCATAACGCCTGGGCGGAACCCCTCGATCAGCCCATCGGCCGAGCACGCCAGATCCCGCGCGCGAGCCGCGTCGGCCTCGGCCTTGAGGTCCAGCGTCAGTATTTCCGCTCGGCCCCGGCGAAGAATGTCCTTGTCGGGCGGGATCGGGGGCGCCCAGCCGGCCCGTTCGATACGCACCACCTCGGCACCATGGTCCGCCAGCATCATCGCCGCGAAGGGCGCCGGTGCGAGCCCGGCGAATTCGAGGATGCGAAGGCCGGCGAGCGGCTTCACAAGGGTCCGCCCCGCCAGCCGGGCATCTCCCGCTGGCCGAGGGCCACGTCCACCGCGGCGGCGGCAAGGAGTCGCGTGGAGTCGAGAATCGGGAGGGGCGACACCGCCTCTGTGATCAGTAGCGGAATCTCGGTGCAGACCAGCGCCGCCGCGTCGCAGCCGCGCTCCGCCATCGTCTCGATGATGCGGACATATTCGGCGCGGGAGGCGTCGGTGAAGACACCGAGGCAAAGCTCGTCGAAGATGATGTCGTGGATGATCTTGCGGTCGGCCTCGTCCGGTATGTCCCAGCCGAGACCGCGACGGGCGAAGGCGCCAGGATAGACCGGGCCTTCCATCGTCCAGCGCGTGCCGAGGATGGCGATGCGGCGGCGGCCATCCGTCGCGGCGCGGTCGGCGACCACCTCGGCGATGTGCAGGCAGGGGATCGGGAAGGCCTCACCGGGCACCTCGAGCGCGATATGGGCGGTATTGTCGGGGAGGACGAAAAAGTCGGCCCCGGCGGCCGCGAGCTTTCGCGCGTCCTCCATGAAGAGCGCGCGCAGGGCCGGAAGATCGTTCCGTTCCCAGGCGTCCAGCGCCTGGTGCATGGCGACGCCGGTGAGAGTGATCTCGGGATGATTATGCGGGCCCAGATGGCGAATGCCTTCCATCCAGGCCGTGCGGTAGCAGAGCGTCGCCCCTTCGGCGCTGTGGGCCAGGATGCCGATATGCTTCATCGGCTCATGCTGGCCCGGGCGCAGCGAAGGGGCAAGCCTCGATGATGTTCAACCGAACGGTTTATCACCTGTTAGTGAAACCGTTCGGTTGAACAACGGACTCAGCGCGGCGCCATGCGAATGGCGCCGTCGAGGCGGACATATTCCCCGTTGAGATACGGGTTCTCGGCCATGAATACGGCAAGGCGCGCATATTCTTGAGGCTGGCCGAGGCGTTTGGGGAAAGGCACCTGTGCGGCGAGCGCATCCTGCACATGCTCCGGCATCATCGCGACCATCGGGGTCTTGAAGACGCCCGGAAGGATGGTGTTGACGCGGATGCCCTCGCCCATCAGGTCGCGGGCGATCGGCAAGGCCATTCCAAGCACGCCTGCCTTGGAGGCAGAATAGGCGGCCTGGCCGATCTGGCCGTCCTGCGCGGCGACCGAGGCAGTGTTGATGATGAGGCCCTTCTCGCCATCCTC is from Sphingosinicella humi and encodes:
- a CDS encoding CaiB/BaiF CoA transferase family protein, giving the protein MKPLAGLRILEFAGLAPAPFAAMMLADHGAEVVRIERAGWAPPIPPDKDILRRGRAEILTLDLKAEADAARARDLACSADGLIEGFRPGVMERLGLGPDLLCRDNPRLVYGRMTGWGQEGPLAGAAGHDINYIALAGNLHGYGRADGKPTPPLNAVGDFGGGGMLLAFAMLAGILSARATGKGSVIDCAMVDGAALLAAQTWSLLAAGMWKDERGANLLDGGAAFYDSYECADGKFIAVGALEPQFFAALAGKLNLSVPQNDPGLRDRLSELFRTRPRDQWCALLEGSDACVAPVLSMAEAPAHPHNAARGTFIEADGLVQPAPAPRFSQRVEDDPAG
- a CDS encoding aspartate/glutamate racemase family protein, yielding MKHIGILAHSAEGATLCYRTAWMEGIRHLGPHNHPEITLTGVAMHQALDAWERNDLPALRALFMEDARKLAAAGADFFVLPDNTAHIALEVPGEAFPIPCLHIAEVVADRAATDGRRRIAILGTRWTMEGPVYPGAFARRGLGWDIPDEADRKIIHDIIFDELCLGVFTDASRAEYVRIIETMAERGCDAAALVCTEIPLLITEAVSPLPILDSTRLLAAAAVDVALGQREMPGWRGGPL